atctttgattttgatattattaatgcatagggtatatcattatactgcaagttagcaactacggcacactatagcctttatttttaaagtgcaaatatctttgtatatctttgtataatttaccttaaagtattcaccaaatgccaccaattcaattctaaaaattcaaaatcttttagcatgtgattattgtagggggggcacatcccccatcagactccccctgtgctcacgttggcgctgtcacgccaaatttagttggcaaatttagctggtacacccccccaacaaaatgcttctggctacggccctgttGGCAGGGGTATTGAATAGAAAAAGACTGACGGAAACACACCATCATTTACTGTGTGCTTAATGTGTGGGGGTGTGtcttgaagttttttttttttttttttttacagacgtGTATCTGTCAGATAATGAttaatatacactgtaaaaataatattgagtaaaattgttaccaccacgagggtaattatgtgtccaaccaaatTTTGGGcggtattttacccaatgcgggaagtcagtggcgtacctaggattttttccacaggggggggggggcaaattcgtccgccaaaaaatttgacaagcaaaaaaaaagaaaaagggtcttcattcaaccacaaataaaggatctcgtccgccaaaaaatttgacaagcaaaaaaaaaaggtcttcaaccacaaagaAAGGATttcgtacaaaaaaaaaagggtcttcaagactcgtcaagggggcagggatatgtcccttgcatgggttgtgactcgtcagggggcagtctgccccctctgccccccgtaggtacgctagtggcgaGAAGCATATGTCCAGAAAGGTTAAAAAAtgagcagcaattactttagaatgggcaaaacagttatttatgcacatcctggtcggtatgcaaaatGAGGACACTGATAATGTcatacactcactatttcttttgtattttattatatgaaatataaaatattctaatttcttcctcattgtcaagtgaaacaacgattaattcgtccctgaacatgtggaattagcattgtttaatactatatggtttaggCGAGTTGGTcctttgtcaaatctgtaaaatatgaaatattgtttaattcaaacaatcaaaaacaaaagaaatagtgagtgagggacatcatcgtgacatcgtctgtctcatttgcatgtcactgagttgtgcataatatcactgttttgtgaaaaataagcgaaacttgaaaatgtcataacttttttttttacatccgattttgattaaatttttagcgttatgctaatttgatttttctctatttattcaaatcaacatttttctgggatggacttgacctttaacaaccATGTTCCACTTTTTTAAAAGTTGAACCTGGTTGTAAAATTTGTGATTATAATCAATAAATGTTAGATATTGAACATTGCtgcttatatttttcaatattttgtttaagatGTAAGCCTATGAATAAATACCTGATAATTTTTCATTGTACATATCAAAAGATTGTATGAAGCGTTTTCTCTGTGtatacccctccccctctcccacATTTCCGCTCTCCTCCCCCACCCCAGGCCTCCACCTTTCActctctttccatctctctctGTACGCCAtgcacccccctctctctctctctctctctcctaccCTTTCTCCGAattctccctatctctctcctacccaTCGCTCTTTTTCCTTcccatctctccctctcctaCCCATCGCTcgatctctctttctcttcttatCACACACACATCGAATAATAATACCCCACACTCACACGCCAGAATTTATCATAGCAGATTTTGTGTGCCACAATTTAAAAGAAACGAGCAAATTTGcaagcgattttttttatattcattttttattaaactATTCTGTCATAATACTCTGCAATAATTACTTCAATCATAATCTAAACTTTGTGTCAGCCATGCATGTTGTTTAGTTGGTGTAGAGGAGAAGGTTTGGTGAAAGCCATCCCCTGTTGCTAACCTTACCGCTGGTGGCGCTGTTGAGGATTGAACTGTAGACAGAAGATGGTGACATGCTTGGGCTGGCGGCAAGGACAAGAGCAGCAACTCCTGAAAAAAATACCAAAACATAATGGAGATGAGTGGTGTGATCATGTTATGCAATGGATATTCATTGAAAAGAGTACCCAAAGAAAGTAATCTTCAAGAGGCAAATTGTTCAAACAATATAATTTCCAGATAAAATTATCTGGGTTGATGTGAGGTCGAAATATTAATCATCTTCTGCTCTTTCCCATAATTCAGTTTCTCTTTTTCGGTTATTTTCCTCGTCTCTCAATCATATCAGTGTATGCAATTAAAAGCACTTCCCAAAACAGAAAAGAAACGGAATATATATGATTGGGCTAGAGTTTTTGTTATTCAATGGCCATGATGACTAATTTGCCGTGGTGCTCTTTCAGAATACTTTGGTATCTCAGGGTCCCCACACAAAAGCTTCTTCGTCCTTTACATGATAGATTTTTAACGTATTCAGACAGTCGACTTACCTGAGACGTGTGGGCAGGCCATGGAGGTACCACTGATGGTGCTGATGGCACTGTCAGATCCCTTCCAGGCAGAGGTGATGTCAACTCCAGGGGCGAAGATGTTGAGACAGGAGCCATAGTTGGAGAAGTAGGCACGGGCATCAGTATCATCGGTGGCACCGACGGTCACGGCCTAGAGTTGAAAACAGTGAGACGTTTACTTGAAAGAAACTTCGTCATTCGCACTATTCCGTAATGGTTACGTTGAAGCCAGCATTTATTATAAACTGTCTGGTAGCAATAGATATGCTGGAGATGATCAGTATATAATTCGAATaatatttgatttaatataCACTGGTAGCTTACAGGCTAAAGTCCAAAGggtgacattttttaaattgacaaaaacaataattatgCGAAGCAATTTCTAACCCTCGATAATAACGAGATGAAACAGCTAGGATATCCTCAAAAAAAGACTGACCGAAAGCATACTAAACATGGAACAAAGAATCCCTTCTTCAATGATCTGTTAAGTACTTACATATCCAGACCTGGCTGGGGAGGATCCGCAAGCATCCTCGTCACTGTTACCAGCGGCGACGGAGACAGTGAAGCCAGCATCGTACATGCGCCTGACAGCAGAATCAGTGGTGGTGGAGGCACCACCTCCAAGAGACATGGAGACAACTCCTGGACGACGACCGTTAGAGACAACATAGTCCATTCCTGCAATGACAGTAAAAAACATGCCAAaggttaaataaaaaaaaaatatcaggcATTCGGTCGACTTATAAAATTGGTCAGGCTTATGTGCAACGTTCCCGAGAGGATATAGCTCAATAACTACATCAATCAtgcatttttaaatgttttaaacaGGTTTCTTTTCAATTAGGTAAAGGCATTGCTCAAACAAAACCTTGCATGAAGAGACTTGCTCAACAGACTTACGAAACAAATTTTCGTCTTCGGAATATGCCATTTCGGTTAGaatttatttttcagatttcaAGTCCATTTCTCGTGGCGATTCTGAcgaatttataaaaataattcagtCGACAACCAAATCTGTATTCAGcttttgttttcataatgaTTGCTGATATCTAGATTGGATATGAAAGGAGTTTACCCAAACAAGTTTAATGGTTCATTGTAATAATTTCACACCCCAACATGACCTAATCATGACGTAGTAATAGAATTACCGTCGATGACTCCAGAGTTTGATCCAGATCCAAGACATCCAAGAACACGGATTCCGTAGATGTTGGAACTCTTGGCGACTCCGTAGTCGGTTCCAGCAACGGTTCCTGCGCAGTGGGTACCGTGACCGTTGCAGTCAACTCCCTATAAGATTGCACGTGGGGAGAACAAAAGTTTTGATACTGTCTGATGTGATCTCATTGACAAACCATATTCCTACTTACATAATACTTCCAGAACAGAAATGACGAAAACCCACATGTTATAGGATTCGTTTCGACCACTTTGGCTGATGAGCGATTTCGTCATTGGTGCCATTTAGGTACTTTGGTATATATTGCCAACCATGTAGCTCTAGTTTAAGAAATTGCAAACCATTCTTTCAGGGGAGCCTGTGAAAAATGCCACAATGGGAAATATcgcctttaataataatataataataatccgcttttatatagcgcttaatacatcggatcGACGTGTCTATGCGCTTtgcagatatattattaccccggtcatcggattcaatcagtcattaccgcacacaatgtatgcacatcctcaactccctggggagtattccagtcagtcgccagtgaggcgcacacagtactggacaagctacaatgacctTCACATCCTACCGTGTACCCAtgcatttagcacctgggtcgagattGCCAAAGTacagtgtggattaacgccttgccaaaggacgccagaccgcggtgggattcgaactcacgaccctctgtttacaaggcgagagtcagaaccactacaccacggctcctcctcATTTAAATTGCATGATAAATGTTCCAAGTGCGTCATGGAAGCTAGGAACAATATTACTGCATCAAGGAAATGAACTTACGTTGTTGTTGCCGATGGCATCGTAAGCAGCGACAGCACGGCCTCCGAAGTCGTTGTGAGTGGGCCATACACCGGTATCGATCACGTACACATTCACACCAGCACCAGAGTCTGTAAATGAATCGAGGCGATCATTAATTTTGTCAACTTGACTATCTCTTGAAATTTTGCATCTATGTCTGTCTCACGTATCATTTTCAAAGTATTGCCGCCAATGGAGCATGAATGCAACCCTGGCCTAATGGTAAGTTTCCTCGTCTCAgtaatgatattatatattcGGGGGAAGATCTGTAcattattttctagatattttTATTTAGGGAATTAAAGGATAAtgataacattttgaaattgggAATAAGGAAGTTTCAAGCTTATCAAATCGTATACATCCTTATATTGATCCGTATGTATGAAAAGTAGTCTTTTATTAGCGTACTTGGTTTTCTTAACCCAAACGTCCACTTTACCTCTTCATATCCTAAAATAATGGTCAAATATGAAGctgatagtaaaaaaaaatatgataataataataataaactaatCGTAATTTTTTGTCTGAATCTTACTCATTGGGTTGAAGGAGCCATCAAGAGGAAGATTCCTCTGGTCAATACGGTCAAGACCCCATGAAGCGACGGCCTGAGTACGGACAACACCATCCTCCTCAACGTGTACTACTCCATCAAACCTGCGGAGCTGTAACATCATACAAAGATTCGTTTCTTTTTTAAGGTTTATGAAAGAGTTTTATCAATCATTTGGGTTTTAGAATTGCATTGGGCAGTAATTCTACATGTAGACATCGGTTGTTTCTTGGTATTTGCCTCTTTGGAGGTCAAAACTTGAGAAGGGACATTATGCGGAACAGACTGAGACTTCCGATACAATAAAACGAAGTACCATCTATTGGAATGACGAGTTTAACTTTTTGTTAATGGTTCAGATATTTGGCGAAGGGTAATGTATGGACAAGTTAGGCTTACTGGTATTCGATTTCAAAAAGAACAAATCACTGCCAGGTTATTCCTGTTGGTCAAGAGAAGCAGTGACTCaataatcaaattcaaatcGGACTAAAATTGTACCCTTGAAAGGCAATTTTGGCAGCGATGTTGCAAGCCAAGACTGAGCCATGATAACTTAATTTGGTAAGGGACATCGCATTgttaattttaaagtttaagatAATACTTACGAACTCGACGGCATCCTCGCTGAGCTCAAGGGAAAGGGTCTGC
The genomic region above belongs to Lytechinus pictus isolate F3 Inbred chromosome 12, Lp3.0, whole genome shotgun sequence and contains:
- the LOC129273423 gene encoding aqualysin-1-like, which gives rise to MRGLIVFTALLAVAYGIAPLQRAKESIKDKYLVMIDDNVDVSEFGARLSSAFSTRRFRLAKILKTFKNMQTLSLELSEDAVEFLRRFDGVVHVEEDGVVRTQAVASWGLDRIDQRNLPLDGSFNPMNSGAGVNVYVIDTGVWPTHNDFGGRAVAAYDAIGNNNGVDCNGHGTHCAGTVAGTDYGVAKSSNIYGIRVLGCLGSGSNSGVIDGMDYVVSNGRRPGVVSMSLGGGASTTTDSAVRRMYDAGFTVSVAAGNSDEDACGSSPARSGYAVTVGATDDTDARAYFSNYGSCLNIFAPGVDITSAWKGSDSAISTISGTSMACPHVSGVAALVLAASPSMSPSSVYSSILNSATSGKVSNRGWLSPNLLLYTN